In the Mytilus trossulus isolate FHL-02 chromosome 1, PNRI_Mtr1.1.1.hap1, whole genome shotgun sequence genome, one interval contains:
- the LOC134711134 gene encoding potassium voltage-gated channel protein Shaker-like, with the protein MAVVSLMNQSRYRRPVSRPDRMNDIDGDLWLFQSQDSAKGAPHASLDEDDNESEILVYLQTCCGDKTDQPHLCKLQTCERITINVSGMYYEIWASVLNRHPTTLLGSPRKRLKFFDKRRNEYFFDRHRPTFESIFNYYQYGGKIMRPDPVPDDIFLRELDFYEIEREAIDEYKTEEGYTTEKTILPTRMWQRKLWMLMEYPETSISAYVIALVSVFITMFAIVLFCIETLPSLSKNECKDGKPNYVAPFFILETICNIWFTWEVFLRLISCPNRITYFKDFKNIVDIAAIVPYYVQLGNMISTENCVNGETSGASLAFLRVFRLIRIFKLTKHSAGLQVLILTFKASIKGLLLFLIAMFVCILLFSSAIFYAEHGLKDSQIHSIPDGFWWAVITMCTVGYGDKVPVGPLGKVIGSICAITGVLTLAIPVPIITENFNKFYAHKTGRGRI; encoded by the coding sequence atggcGGTTGTTTCGTTAATGAACCAATCTAGGTATAGGCGTCCAGTTAGTCGACCTGACCGGATGAATGATATTGATGGAGACCTTTGGTTGTTCCAGTCTCAAGATTCGGCAAAAGGAGCACCACATGCTTCATTAGATGAAGACGATAATGAATCAGAAATATTAGTGTATTTACAAACATGTTGTGGCGACAAAACCGATCAACCACATCTTTGCAAACTACAGACTTGTGAGAGGATTACAATAAACGTTAGCGGTATGTATTATGAAATTTGGGCTTCCGTTCTGAATAGACACCCGACAACATTGTTGGGTAGTCCAAGAAAACGATTAAAATTCTTTGACAAGAGACGAAATGAGTATTTCTTTGACAGGCATAGACCAACTTTCGaatcaatttttaactattATCAATATGGTGGGAAAATAATGAGGCCAGATCCTGTTCCAGATGATATATTCTTACGTGAGCTcgatttttatgaaattgaaagAGAAGCAATTGATGAATACAAAACGGAAGAAGGTTATACCACCGAGAAGACCATACTTCCTACTCGCATGTGGCAAAGAAAACTGTGGATGTTGATGGAATATCCTGAAACAAGTATTTCTGCATATGTGATAGCTCTTGTCTCTGTTTTTATTACAATGTTtgccattgttttattttgcattgAAACACTACCAAGTCTTTCTAAAAATGAGTGCAAAGACGGAAAACCCAATTACGTTGCACCTTTTTTCATTTTGGAAACTATTTGTAACATCTGGTTCACTTGGGAAGTCTTCCTCAGACTAATTTCTTGCCCCAATAGGATTACGTATTTCAAAGACTTTAAAAACATAGTAGATATTGCTGCGATTGTACCTTACTATGTTCAGTTAGGTAATATGATATCTACCGAAAATTGCGTTAATGGAGAAACTTCTGGGGCATCGCTAGCCTTTTTGAGAGTGTTCCGATTAATACGGatatttaaattaacaaaacattcTGCTGGCttgcaagttttaattttaacattcaaagcCAGCATCAAAGGTCTTTTGTTGTTTCTTATAGCAATGTTTGtgtgtatactgttgttttcaAGTGCAATATTCTATGCAGAACATGGATTAAAGGATTCTCAAATACACAGCATTCCAGATGGATTTTGGTGGGCAGTAATAACAATGTGTACTGTTGGATACGGTGACAAAGTACCTGTTGGGCCTCTTGGAAAGGTAATCGGCAGTATTTGTGCGATCACCGGTGTCTTGACGTTGGCCATTCCAGTTCCAATTATCactgaaaattttaacaaattctaTGCACATAAAACTGGCAGGGGTCGTATATAG